In Acidobacteriota bacterium, one genomic interval encodes:
- a CDS encoding DUF4435 domain-containing protein → MPTGHKDPGTIASEIKMMRTEHAGAFLVVEGVTDMRFWRPRRCEECELVDGEGKHNVIGGIRRLDGERIDGVLGIVDDDCDSLMDVDFGTPNVVGTDGHDLECLLCRSSAFEKVLAEYGDESKIGRFERDAGTDVRGALLERALVFGRLRFAALRDGLDIDSSAIRVPRFVDVETCAVDEQGLLHAVVKDGSTCDEEVVERCIGQLPVADPWRVVRGHDMARILRIGLGRVLGNVGAGVGQEHISSILRSGFTPADLQATTLWTDMRAWEAGNHPFRILQD, encoded by the coding sequence ATGCCGACCGGCCACAAAGATCCGGGCACGATCGCCTCGGAGATCAAGATGATGCGCACGGAACACGCCGGCGCATTTCTGGTTGTCGAGGGCGTGACGGATATGCGATTCTGGCGACCGAGGAGGTGCGAAGAGTGTGAGCTCGTGGATGGTGAAGGCAAGCACAATGTCATCGGTGGTATTCGAAGGCTCGATGGTGAGAGGATCGACGGAGTATTGGGGATTGTGGACGATGACTGTGACAGCCTGATGGATGTCGACTTCGGTACGCCGAACGTGGTGGGAACGGACGGTCACGATCTGGAGTGTCTTCTTTGTCGCTCGTCCGCTTTCGAAAAGGTGCTTGCGGAATACGGTGACGAATCGAAGATCGGCCGGTTCGAAAGAGATGCGGGAACGGATGTGCGCGGCGCGTTGCTGGAACGGGCACTGGTCTTCGGACGACTGAGGTTCGCAGCCCTGCGCGACGGGCTCGATATCGACAGTTCCGCAATTCGCGTACCGCGTTTCGTCGATGTCGAGACGTGCGCGGTGGACGAGCAGGGATTGCTTCACGCAGTGGTGAAGGATGGTTCAACGTGCGATGAAGAAGTTGTGGAACGGTGCATCGGACAGTTGCCGGTTGCTGATCCATGGCGTGTCGTTCGCGGCCACGACATGGCGCGTATTCTGAGAATAGGACTGGGCCGTGTTCTCGGCAACGTCGGAGCGGGTGTCGGCCAGGAGCACATTTCGAGCATTCTCCGCTCCGGCTTTACGCCAGCCGACTTGCAGGCGACGACGTTGTGGACGGATATGCGGGCATGGGAAGCCGGGAACCACCCGTTTCGGATTCTTCAGGACTGA
- a CDS encoding AAA family ATPase, producing the protein MAESELLRLQRIAVDGLFGTYNHDIHLKLEDRVTLLHGPNGVGKTVVLGMVDALLRRRLGYIRGIPFSRFFLEFRDGSTVEVTATGEEPGGGYKLRLFTQGRPHSASLDELSPAGRIAAKIDYLRPHPGTADAWIDMRDDLVLDASEVVSRYSEGDTDGEQTIWFDKFLGHARAHFIEAQRLVRTDLSAFSRFGYRRSLRREPPIFAVDECSEHFRRRIADKMVQYGRESQALDQSFPQRLISATDELAVDELKERMSELDRKTEELKRIGVLDETPTHPFPVDKLGDMDTARIRVMTLYIQDTERKLQVLEDLARRVHVLLDNVNQKYRHKRIALDREHGFVARSGMGQDLALRALSSGEQQELVLHYDLLFRVRSNTIVLVDEPELSLHVAWQKRFLPDLLKIVELSNFDVLVATHSPYVVGDRDDLMVALGDPA; encoded by the coding sequence ATGGCCGAATCGGAGTTGCTGAGGCTGCAGCGCATCGCGGTGGACGGCCTCTTCGGGACCTACAACCACGACATTCACCTCAAGCTCGAGGATCGAGTCACGCTTCTGCATGGCCCCAACGGCGTTGGCAAGACAGTCGTTCTGGGGATGGTCGACGCGCTGCTCAGGCGGCGCCTCGGCTATATTCGTGGCATTCCGTTCTCCCGCTTCTTCCTGGAGTTTCGTGATGGCAGTACCGTGGAAGTGACGGCTACGGGCGAAGAGCCCGGCGGCGGCTACAAACTGCGGTTGTTCACACAAGGACGGCCGCACTCGGCAAGCCTCGACGAATTGTCCCCGGCAGGCAGGATAGCGGCGAAGATCGACTATCTGCGTCCGCACCCTGGGACCGCCGACGCCTGGATCGACATGCGCGATGACCTAGTGCTCGACGCTTCGGAAGTTGTCTCACGATACTCGGAGGGAGACACCGACGGAGAGCAGACGATCTGGTTCGACAAATTTCTCGGGCACGCTCGCGCCCACTTCATCGAGGCCCAGCGCCTGGTGCGGACGGACTTGAGCGCCTTTTCGCGCTTCGGCTACCGGAGATCGCTACGGCGTGAACCACCCATCTTCGCGGTGGACGAATGCAGTGAGCATTTCCGGCGACGGATCGCCGATAAGATGGTTCAGTACGGCCGCGAGTCCCAGGCGCTTGACCAGTCCTTCCCGCAGCGCTTGATTTCGGCGACGGATGAGCTGGCCGTCGACGAACTCAAGGAACGGATGTCCGAACTGGATCGCAAGACGGAGGAGTTGAAGAGAATCGGAGTCCTGGACGAGACCCCCACACATCCATTCCCGGTCGACAAGCTCGGCGACATGGATACCGCGCGGATCCGGGTCATGACCCTGTACATTCAGGACACCGAGCGGAAACTGCAGGTGCTGGAAGATCTCGCAAGACGCGTTCACGTTCTTCTGGATAACGTGAATCAGAAATATCGACACAAGAGGATCGCGCTGGATAGAGAGCACGGATTCGTCGCCAGGAGCGGTATGGGCCAAGACCTGGCGCTACGGGCGCTCTCGTCGGGAGAGCAACAGGAGCTGGTCCTCCACTACGACCTGCTGTTCAGGGTTCGGTCCAACACGATAGTGCTCGTCGACGAGCCCGAGCTTTCCCTCCACGTGGCCTGGCAGAAGCGCTTTCTTCCCGACTTGCTGAAGATCGTCGAACTGTCGAATTTCGACGTGCTGGTCGCGACGCATTCGCCGTACGTCGTCGGCGACAGAGACGACTTGATGGTTGCTCTGGGGGATCCTGCCTGA
- a CDS encoding sulfatase-like hydrolase/transferase encodes MSADASRPARAPGLRRPRVAPRDALRHLGAWVAVAGAILLLNLSLTFRNVWPTLAVRPTAEVSPDLAAAILGLVCLRWWTGRVSARFLRGAAVVWVLLLAGRYVDVTTRALYGRDVNPYWDLRHVPSVGAMFATVAEPWQMALFLGTAVAAPVAVYAAARWCVGRIARAVEAPAGRRLLGAAAGLLAALFAAEQAGWRPVERLRFADPVASAYAREAYELAYEMSGAGVAALGPPPVLRSDLSRVAGADVLLVFMESYGVVSWERPAFVEALAASRAQLTADIRDTAREVVSARVESTTFGGESWLAHISLLSGTEVRDDRSNVRLMAQERDTLVTVFQRGGYRALAIAPGLLVPWPEGAFYGFDEIYDHDRLDYRGPPFGWWSINDQYALARVDRLEIEPRDREPRFVFFTTITTHAPFTPAPPYQPDWERVVSARPYDDDELWAAWSEQPDWMNLGPSYVQALRYAYATVGGYLRLRGDRDLVMILVGDHQPPALVSGEGASWDVPVHVVASRPALLDRLRGSGFADGLPPGGATLARMDALLPLLLDAFGDAEDSGERMVP; translated from the coding sequence GTGTCCGCAGACGCCTCGCGTCCTGCGCGTGCCCCGGGATTGCGGCGGCCGCGCGTCGCGCCGCGAGACGCCCTCCGGCATCTCGGCGCGTGGGTTGCGGTCGCCGGCGCGATTCTGCTCCTCAACCTGTCGCTGACCTTCCGCAACGTCTGGCCGACGCTGGCCGTCCGCCCGACCGCCGAGGTGTCGCCGGATCTGGCGGCGGCGATTCTGGGCCTCGTGTGCCTCCGGTGGTGGACCGGCCGCGTCTCCGCGCGGTTCCTGCGGGGGGCGGCCGTCGTCTGGGTGCTGCTGCTCGCCGGACGCTACGTGGACGTCACGACGCGCGCGCTCTATGGGCGGGACGTCAATCCCTACTGGGACCTGCGCCACGTGCCCAGCGTGGGCGCGATGTTCGCGACGGTGGCCGAGCCGTGGCAGATGGCGCTGTTCCTGGGGACGGCGGTCGCCGCGCCCGTCGCCGTCTATGCCGCCGCACGCTGGTGCGTCGGCCGTATCGCCCGTGCGGTGGAGGCTCCGGCGGGGAGGCGGCTGCTCGGCGCCGCCGCGGGGCTTCTGGCGGCGCTCTTCGCCGCGGAGCAGGCCGGCTGGCGGCCGGTGGAGCGCCTGCGGTTCGCCGATCCGGTCGCCTCCGCCTACGCCCGCGAGGCGTACGAGCTGGCCTACGAGATGAGCGGCGCCGGGGTCGCGGCGCTCGGACCCCCGCCGGTGCTGCGCTCGGACCTCTCGCGCGTGGCGGGGGCCGACGTGCTGCTCGTCTTCATGGAGTCGTACGGCGTCGTCAGTTGGGAGCGCCCGGCGTTCGTGGAGGCGCTCGCCGCGAGTCGGGCGCAGTTGACGGCAGACATTCGGGACACGGCACGGGAGGTCGTCTCGGCGCGGGTTGAGTCGACGACCTTCGGCGGCGAGTCGTGGCTCGCCCACATCAGCCTGCTGTCCGGCACCGAGGTGCGCGACGACCGGAGCAACGTGCGGCTGATGGCGCAGGAGCGCGACACGCTGGTGACGGTGTTCCAGCGCGGGGGCTATCGCGCGCTGGCGATAGCGCCGGGTCTGCTCGTCCCCTGGCCCGAGGGCGCCTTCTACGGGTTCGACGAGATCTACGACCACGACCGGCTCGACTACCGCGGGCCGCCGTTCGGCTGGTGGAGCATCAACGACCAGTACGCGCTGGCCCGCGTCGATCGCCTGGAGATCGAGCCGCGCGACCGAGAGCCGCGATTCGTCTTCTTCACGACCATCACCACCCATGCGCCCTTCACTCCGGCACCGCCGTACCAACCCGACTGGGAGCGGGTGGTCTCGGCGCGGCCCTATGACGACGACGAGCTGTGGGCAGCCTGGTCCGAGCAGCCGGACTGGATGAACCTGGGTCCGAGCTACGTGCAGGCGCTCCGCTACGCGTACGCGACGGTAGGGGGGTACCTGCGGCTGCGCGGAGACCGCGACCTCGTGATGATCCTGGTCGGCGACCACCAGCCGCCGGCCCTGGTGAGCGGCGAAGGCGCCTCCTGGGACGTGCCGGTGCACGTTGTCGCCAGCCGTCCGGCGCTGCTGGATCGCTTGCGGGGTAGCGGGTTCGCGGACGGCCTGCCGCCGGGCGGGGCGACGCTGGCCCGCATGGACGCGCTGCTGCCGTTGCTCCTCGACGCGTTCGGGGACGCGGAGGATTCCGGCGAGAGGATGGTCCCCTGA
- a CDS encoding FkbM family methyltransferase — MRGEDRRPAAPRSHRNRSSSLPTPRSPQPGTCRVSALRRAAGLARSLLVYHAIPGRQRRLRRLYRQFVTPGDLVFDLGAHVGNRTRAFRALGCRVVALDPQPDCARLLRAVFRRARGVTVVESAVGATDGRLQLTINERHPTLSTAADGWRAERERDPRFANIRWNHTVTVACTTLDGLIARFGEPAFVKVDVEGSEPDVLAGLGRPLASLSFEYLPGALDAVRACVARLSSLGRYRYNWSPGESFELAGPDWLTGDRLAAVLATAAAQRRSGDVYARLDEGDGGR; from the coding sequence ATGCGTGGAGAAGACCGCCGTCCCGCCGCCCCCCGGTCGCATCGCAACCGCTCTTCGTCCCTCCCGACGCCGCGGTCGCCGCAACCAGGGACCTGTCGCGTGAGCGCCCTGCGCCGCGCCGCGGGGCTGGCGCGCTCCCTGCTCGTGTATCACGCGATTCCGGGACGGCAGCGAAGACTCCGGCGCCTGTACCGGCAGTTCGTGACGCCCGGCGATCTGGTCTTCGATCTCGGGGCCCACGTCGGCAACCGGACGCGGGCGTTCCGCGCGCTCGGATGCCGCGTCGTCGCGCTCGATCCGCAACCCGACTGCGCCCGCCTGCTGCGCGCCGTCTTCCGCCGGGCGCGCGGCGTCACCGTGGTCGAGTCGGCGGTCGGGGCAACCGACGGCCGGCTGCAACTGACGATCAACGAACGCCATCCCACCCTGAGCACCGCGGCGGACGGATGGCGCGCGGAACGGGAACGCGACCCCCGCTTCGCGAACATCCGCTGGAACCATACCGTGACGGTTGCGTGCACGACCCTGGACGGACTGATTGCCCGCTTCGGCGAGCCCGCCTTCGTGAAGGTCGACGTCGAGGGCAGCGAGCCCGACGTGCTGGCGGGTCTCGGACGGCCGCTCGCGAGCCTGTCGTTCGAGTATCTGCCGGGCGCACTCGACGCCGTGCGCGCCTGCGTGGCGCGGCTCTCCTCCCTGGGCCGCTACCGGTACAACTGGTCGCCGGGCGAGTCGTTCGAGCTCGCCGGGCCCGACTGGCTGACCGGCGACCGGCTGGCCGCGGTCCTGGCGACGGCCGCCGCCCAGCGTCGCTCGGGCGACGTCTACGCCCGTCTGGACGAGGGGGACGGCGGGCGATGA
- a CDS encoding methyltransferase domain-containing protein encodes MTARFDPTHVQRYYDRHTATFLRYGQGGGAGAIHRAVWGPGVESREAAFHYVEDRIADQLRAALPAGTEPSVVDLGCGVGGSLCYLAGRLPIRGAGVTLSPLQARLATERIHAAGLHDRIRCLEGDYADPGLALPAADLAYAIESFVHGPDPAGFFAQCARVVRPGGLLLICDDVRRAGGGAAARRSIERFRRGWRINTLPDRETLRALAAEAGFEHRSTDDLTPFLETGRPRDRAIALLAALVGWLPVDARLGHLTGGSALRTCLRRGWIGYDLALFRRAGGPATAHA; translated from the coding sequence ATGACGGCGCGCTTCGACCCCACCCACGTGCAGCGGTACTACGACCGTCACACCGCGACGTTCCTGCGCTACGGGCAGGGCGGCGGCGCCGGCGCCATCCACCGCGCGGTGTGGGGACCGGGCGTCGAATCCCGGGAGGCGGCGTTCCACTACGTCGAGGACCGCATCGCCGATCAGCTTCGCGCCGCCTTGCCGGCCGGGACCGAACCCTCGGTCGTCGACCTCGGCTGCGGCGTCGGGGGCAGTCTCTGCTATCTCGCCGGGCGGCTCCCGATCCGCGGCGCCGGCGTCACGTTGAGCCCGCTGCAGGCCCGTCTCGCCACCGAGCGCATCCACGCCGCCGGCCTCCACGATCGCATCCGCTGTCTGGAAGGCGACTACGCGGACCCCGGGCTCGCGCTGCCCGCCGCGGACCTGGCGTACGCCATCGAGTCGTTCGTCCACGGACCCGACCCCGCCGGCTTCTTCGCCCAGTGTGCGCGCGTCGTCCGGCCGGGCGGCCTGCTGCTCATCTGCGACGACGTCCGGCGCGCGGGCGGCGGCGCCGCGGCACGCCGCAGCATCGAGCGCTTCCGCCGCGGGTGGCGCATCAACACCCTGCCGGACCGCGAGACGCTTCGCGCCCTTGCCGCAGAGGCGGGATTCGAGCACCGCTCGACCGACGACCTGACGCCGTTCCTCGAGACGGGGCGACCGCGCGATCGCGCGATCGCACTGCTCGCGGCGCTGGTCGGCTGGCTCCCGGTCGACGCGCGGCTCGGCCACCTGACGGGCGGCAGCGCGCTCCGGACCTGCCTGCGCCGCGGCTGGATCGGATACGATCTCGCGCTGTTCCGGCGCGCCGGCGGTCCGGCCACGGCCCATGCCTGA
- a CDS encoding creatininase family protein, with amino-acid sequence MPDDPIPHWQSLTGPEAAQFARRDPVLVLPLAAIEQHGPHLPLSTDADIGRGLLARAMTRLPADFPVRVLPPLPIGASTEHAHAGLAGTLHVESGDLAAVIVRLGAALAGYGVRRLVLSNSHGGNRHAMETAGLQLRREHGLLVVKATYFSFAPAPDVDLPDSEWRHGLHGGAVETAMMLHLHPDRVRTEQVARFASLGQELEAAGSGILPEGSAAFAWVAGDLNPRGVTGDARLATGEMGRRLVEHYGDTLAAIIRDTRAFPVERLA; translated from the coding sequence ATGCCTGACGATCCGATCCCGCACTGGCAGTCGCTGACCGGCCCCGAGGCGGCGCAGTTCGCCCGCCGCGATCCGGTTCTCGTGCTGCCGCTGGCCGCCATCGAGCAGCACGGCCCCCACCTGCCGCTGTCGACCGACGCCGACATCGGACGCGGCCTGCTGGCGCGCGCCATGACGCGGCTGCCCGCCGACTTCCCGGTCCGTGTGCTGCCGCCGCTGCCGATCGGCGCCAGCACCGAGCATGCCCATGCGGGACTCGCCGGCACGCTCCACGTCGAGTCCGGCGACCTCGCCGCGGTGATAGTGCGCCTCGGCGCCGCCCTGGCCGGGTACGGCGTCCGGCGCCTCGTGCTGAGCAACAGTCACGGTGGGAACCGCCATGCCATGGAGACCGCGGGGCTGCAGCTTCGGCGCGAGCATGGCCTGCTGGTCGTCAAGGCCACCTACTTCTCGTTCGCGCCGGCGCCGGACGTCGACCTCCCGGATTCGGAATGGCGGCACGGGCTGCACGGGGGCGCGGTCGAGACGGCGATGATGCTGCACCTGCATCCGGACCGGGTGCGGACCGAACAGGTGGCGCGCTTCGCGTCCCTGGGCCAGGAGCTCGAGGCCGCCGGCTCTGGAATCCTCCCGGAGGGATCGGCGGCGTTCGCGTGGGTGGCGGGCGATCTGAACCCCCGCGGCGTCACCGGCGACGCCCGTCTCGCCACCGGGGAGATGGGCCGGCGGCTGGTGGAGCACTACGGCGACACGCTGGCGGCGATCATCCGCGACACCCGGGCGTTTCCGGTCGAACGACTCGCCTGA
- the ribA gene encoding GTP cyclohydrolase II RibA, translated as MYDSERALFDLRQGRSVYITAAGERAALIASVDGLTDAALETLRGEGQLRLVVTRHRATSMGLVPTAAMEGARGMSLSLNGEGPEQILHLAMAKGRFSIDPRDVRTATTVEIGGLALARLGRLLPAVVSVAADARDSVPLRDRIASGATLSVTSAQIEEMARSVDVRVTQVSEGPVPLAEAEYARFVFFREAHGLLGHVAVLVGRQGDWPDPVPVRIHSACLTGDLFGSLRCDCGEQLRGSLRHFARSGGGVLLYMGQEGRDIGLANKLRAYTLQEHGLDTVDADGVLGFGADEREYVAAVAMLKELDVKRVLLLTNNPAKMDALQSGGIEVYDRRPLYGTLNRHNLPYVKAKLQRAGHWLEDMLSGAPPTK; from the coding sequence ATGTACGACTCGGAACGCGCACTGTTCGACCTGCGGCAGGGCAGGTCGGTGTACATCACGGCGGCGGGTGAGCGCGCCGCGCTGATCGCCTCGGTCGATGGACTGACCGACGCGGCGTTGGAGACGTTGCGCGGGGAGGGGCAGTTGCGCCTCGTGGTGACGCGCCACCGCGCCACATCGATGGGGCTCGTTCCCACCGCCGCCATGGAAGGGGCTCGCGGCATGAGCCTCTCGCTGAACGGGGAGGGCCCCGAGCAGATTCTGCACCTGGCGATGGCCAAGGGCCGGTTCTCGATCGACCCGCGGGACGTGCGAACCGCGACCACCGTCGAGATCGGCGGGCTTGCGCTGGCGCGCCTCGGACGGCTGCTGCCGGCGGTGGTGAGCGTGGCGGCCGATGCCCGGGACTCCGTGCCGTTGCGCGATCGCATCGCCAGCGGGGCAACGCTGTCGGTGACGAGCGCGCAGATCGAGGAGATGGCCCGCAGCGTGGACGTGCGCGTCACGCAGGTCAGCGAGGGACCCGTCCCGCTGGCCGAGGCCGAGTATGCCCGCTTCGTCTTCTTTCGCGAGGCGCACGGGTTGCTCGGGCACGTGGCGGTGCTGGTGGGGCGCCAGGGCGACTGGCCGGATCCGGTGCCGGTCCGCATCCACTCGGCGTGCCTGACGGGAGATCTCTTCGGCAGCCTGCGGTGCGACTGCGGAGAGCAATTGCGGGGCAGCCTGCGGCACTTCGCCCGGTCCGGCGGCGGCGTGCTGCTGTACATGGGCCAGGAAGGACGCGACATCGGGCTGGCCAACAAGCTGCGCGCGTACACGCTGCAGGAGCATGGCCTCGACACGGTCGACGCCGACGGCGTGCTCGGCTTCGGCGCCGACGAGCGGGAGTACGTCGCGGCGGTGGCGATGCTCAAGGAGCTGGACGTGAAGCGGGTGTTGCTGCTGACGAACAATCCCGCGAAGATGGACGCGTTGCAGAGCGGGGGCATCGAGGTGTACGACCGCCGTCCCCTGTACGGCACCCTCAACCGCCACAACCTGCCCTACGTGAAGGCGAAGTTGCAGCGCGCCGGCCATTGGCTCGAGGACATGCTGTCCGGCGCGCCCCCAACCAAGTAG
- a CDS encoding RibD family protein, translating to MRAAAANEGTRLDEQAAWSLVRTVRPGARTLAQVHDSRTDVSLQVYPSGAWDTPARLTEEARQVLDLFLPLQLQSDLVIAQAGQSLDGRIATDSGHSHYVTGPRDILRLHRLRALVDAVIVGAGTIAADDSRLTVREAEGDNPVRVVIDPNGRLDRSRQVFRDGAAPTVVIRRSRQEDPERRRAEREASARPCLAPGGDTAIDLPAGPSGTIDPHDVLAALRDRGCRRFLIEGGGVTVSRFLDAGAVDRLHVAVAPLLIGSGRPAFTLAPIATLEQAIRPACRVFRLGEDVLFDLDLRAPIRPATPADPGGRP from the coding sequence ATGCGCGCCGCCGCCGCCAACGAGGGTACGCGGCTCGACGAGCAAGCTGCCTGGAGCCTGGTGCGCACAGTCCGTCCAGGTGCCCGCACCCTCGCGCAAGTGCATGATTCCAGAACGGATGTGTCGCTGCAAGTGTATCCCTCCGGCGCATGGGACACACCAGCGCGGTTGACCGAGGAGGCGCGCCAGGTCCTGGATCTGTTCCTCCCGCTCCAACTGCAGTCCGACCTCGTCATCGCCCAGGCCGGGCAGAGTCTCGACGGCCGCATCGCCACCGACAGCGGACATTCGCACTACGTGACCGGTCCGCGGGACATACTACGCCTCCATCGATTGCGCGCCCTCGTCGATGCCGTGATCGTGGGGGCCGGAACCATCGCGGCCGACGATTCGAGGCTGACCGTGCGAGAAGCCGAGGGTGACAACCCGGTACGAGTCGTCATCGACCCGAACGGCCGCCTCGACCGGTCGCGACAGGTCTTCCGAGACGGAGCGGCACCGACCGTGGTGATCCGGCGGAGCCGGCAGGAGGATCCGGAGCGACGCCGCGCCGAGCGTGAGGCCTCCGCGCGCCCGTGCCTCGCGCCGGGCGGCGACACGGCCATCGACCTGCCCGCCGGCCCGTCCGGAACCATCGACCCGCACGACGTGCTGGCGGCGCTTCGGGACCGCGGCTGCCGCCGCTTCCTGATCGAGGGCGGCGGGGTTACCGTGTCGAGATTCCTGGATGCCGGCGCGGTGGACCGGCTGCACGTCGCGGTCGCGCCCCTGCTCATCGGATCGGGCCGGCCGGCCTTCACCCTGGCGCCGATCGCGACCCTGGAGCAGGCGATCCGCCCCGCGTGCAGGGTGTTCCGTCTGGGCGAAGACGTCCTCTTCGACCTCGATCTGCGCGCGCCGATCAGGCCGGCAACGCCAGCAGATCCAGGTGGCCGACCGTGA
- a CDS encoding class I SAM-dependent methyltransferase, with amino-acid sequence MSETFDPAWLALREPVDHRSRSAAAMSLLAPAWRAGGWTRVVDLGSGTGSNLRYLAPRLPGVGRWTLVDRDGDLLKRATAPDGVEVKRFVGDLADAGLEAIRDSDVDLATGSALLDLVSRDWLRGLAEACRDARCAALFALTYDGTIQWTAADGRRPADDPDDALVRRAVNSHQRRDKGLGPALGPMAGLMAETLFREAGYRAWSLQSPWRLGPDDAALAEALVDGWESAAADELGDVPGDGADCGGAARVRAWAERRRATIESGRFGLTVGHLDLLALPA; translated from the coding sequence ATGAGCGAGACGTTCGATCCGGCGTGGCTCGCGCTGCGCGAGCCGGTCGACCACCGGTCGCGGTCGGCCGCCGCGATGTCCCTCCTGGCGCCGGCCTGGCGCGCGGGGGGCTGGACGCGCGTCGTCGACCTGGGCAGCGGAACGGGCTCGAATCTGCGGTACCTGGCCCCGCGGCTGCCGGGGGTGGGGCGCTGGACGCTGGTCGACCGCGATGGGGACCTGCTCAAGCGCGCGACGGCGCCGGACGGGGTGGAGGTGAAGCGCTTCGTGGGCGATCTGGCCGACGCCGGACTCGAGGCGATCCGCGACTCGGACGTCGACCTAGCGACCGGCTCGGCGCTCCTCGATCTGGTGTCCAGAGACTGGCTGCGCGGGCTGGCCGAAGCCTGCCGCGACGCCCGTTGCGCGGCGCTGTTCGCCCTGACCTACGACGGGACGATTCAGTGGACGGCGGCGGACGGCCGCCGGCCGGCGGACGATCCGGACGACGCACTCGTCCGGCGGGCGGTGAACTCCCATCAGCGGCGGGACAAGGGGCTCGGCCCGGCGCTCGGTCCGATGGCCGGTCTGATGGCGGAAACCCTGTTCCGCGAAGCGGGCTACCGCGCCTGGTCGTTGCAGAGCCCGTGGCGGCTCGGACCGGACGACGCGGCGCTGGCGGAGGCGCTCGTGGACGGCTGGGAATCCGCGGCGGCGGACGAGCTCGGGGACGTGCCCGGCGACGGTGCGGATTGTGGCGGCGCCGCGCGCGTACGGGCCTGGGCGGAACGCCGGCGAGCGACGATCGAGAGCGGCCGTTTCGGGCTCACGGTCGGCCACCTGGATCTGCTGGCGTTGCCGGCCTGA
- a CDS encoding fumarylacetoacetate hydrolase family protein: MHWVRFLHDGGTGFGTLEDGVVTPHEGDPFGRHAPAGAGIPRAEVELLAPVAPGKIVGLANNFHALIEKMGGSVPAEPLYFIKANTSLNGPGRPIRRPRGYDGKIIFEGELGLVIGRTCRNAAPAEALEALFGCTCVNDVTAIGLLKKDPSFPQWTRSKAADTFGVLGPAVATGLDPSALRVRTEVNGQERQNYPVTDMVFSPADLISRLSFDLTLEPGDVIACGTSVGVGSLRDGDVVTVRIDGVGELTNAYEDSPAI, from the coding sequence ATGCACTGGGTACGGTTTCTGCACGACGGCGGCACCGGATTCGGGACGCTCGAGGACGGCGTCGTCACGCCGCACGAGGGCGACCCGTTCGGCCGCCACGCACCGGCCGGCGCCGGTATTCCCCGCGCCGAGGTCGAGCTGCTGGCCCCGGTCGCGCCGGGCAAGATCGTCGGCCTCGCCAACAACTTCCACGCCCTGATCGAGAAGATGGGCGGCAGCGTGCCGGCCGAGCCGCTCTACTTCATCAAGGCCAACACGTCGCTGAACGGGCCCGGGCGGCCAATCCGGCGCCCGCGGGGCTACGACGGCAAGATCATCTTCGAAGGCGAGCTCGGCCTGGTGATCGGCCGGACCTGCCGCAACGCGGCGCCGGCCGAGGCGCTGGAGGCGCTGTTCGGCTGCACGTGCGTCAACGACGTGACGGCGATCGGGCTGCTGAAGAAGGATCCGAGCTTTCCGCAGTGGACGCGGTCGAAGGCGGCCGACACGTTCGGGGTCCTCGGCCCCGCGGTGGCGACGGGCCTCGATCCGTCGGCGCTGCGCGTGCGAACCGAGGTCAACGGTCAGGAGCGCCAGAACTATCCGGTTACGGACATGGTTTTCAGTCCGGCGGATCTGATCAGCCGGCTGTCGTTCGACCTGACCCTGGAGCCGGGCGACGTCATCGCGTGCGGTACGTCCGTGGGTGTCGGCTCGCTGCGGGACGGCGACGTCGTGACGGTGCGCATCGACGGCGTCGGCGAGCTGACGAACGCCTACGAGGACTCGCCGGCGATATGA